A part of Cydia amplana chromosome 24, ilCydAmpl1.1, whole genome shotgun sequence genomic DNA contains:
- the LOC134658978 gene encoding carboxypeptidase N subunit 2-like, with amino-acid sequence MRPWCRVRRYPEDRDDNCGAAELREGAFVGLTNITIIYMRNNAVARKDPGVFRHAPSLKSLYFEDNKLSELPAFPERSCPRLTTLSLTSNRLTGLPDAGTFSACAHIQDLYLDYNRITYLHPELFSSLVELVNLYLHDNKIAFIPDQMFARNTKLRRLQLNNNRLTYLPQDFVSGLKQANADFDTFLFDGNPWHCACLLELLADAKSAGVGRPRHHDGTRPECVCRRVPVRAPPPPPPTPRREGGACEPGLLPVLCSVLL; translated from the coding sequence ATGCGCCCGTGGTGTCGCGTCCGGCGCTACCCGGAGGACCGCGACGACAACTGCGGGGCCGCCGAGCTCCGCGAGGGGGCCTTCGTCGGACTCACTAACATTACGATCATTTACATGAGGAACAATGCCGTAGCTCGCAAAGATCCGGGTGTATTCCGCCACGCCCCATCGTTAAAATCCCTGTACTTCGAAGATAACAAATTAAGCGAGCTGCCCGCCTTCCCCGAGCGCTCGTGCCCCAGGTTGACCACGTTGTCTCTGACTTCCAACCGACTCACGGGACTACCTGACGCGGGAACCTTCTCGGCGTGTGCGCACATACAAGACCTGTATTTGGACTACAAtcgaattacatatttacatcctGAATTATTTAGTTCATTGGTCGAACTGGTAAACTTGTATTTACACGATAACAAAATAGCATTTATCCCGGACCAAATGTTTGCGAGGAACACCAAGCTTCGACGGTTACAACTGAATAACAACAGATTAACGTACCTACCGCAAGACTTCGTCAGCGGCCTCAAGCAAGCAAACGCCGACTTTGATACATTCCTCTTCGACGGCAACCCGTGGCACTGCGCCTGCTTGCTGGAGCTGCTGGCGGACGCTAAGAGCGCCGGCGTGGGGCGCCCGCGACACCACGACGGAACTCGACCCGAGTGCGTGTGTCGCCGAGTCCCCGTGCGCGCGCCTCCCCCCCCACCCCCCACCCCGCGCCGGGAGGGGGGAGCGTGTGAGCCGGGGCTCTTGCCTGTTCTGTGTTCTGTTCTATTATAA